The following proteins come from a genomic window of Nicotiana tomentosiformis chromosome 12, ASM39032v3, whole genome shotgun sequence:
- the LOC104096843 gene encoding probable glucan 1,3-beta-glucosidase A isoform X2, with amino-acid sequence MATYSWARKLVVYYFFIISSCCFFSFSYGRITPNFKVRAVNLGGWLLTEGWIKPSLFDGIPNKDFLDGTGLQFKSVTVGKYLCAELGGGTIIVANRTAALGWETFKIWRINSTSFNFRVFNKEFVGVDGSGNVVAVENKPGFSETFEIVRKSDDPSRVRIKASNGFFLEVKTEELVTANNGGNGGWGDDDPSVFIMKTSGKLEGEFQITNGYGPIIAPQVMREHWKTFIVEEDFKFIASNGLNAVRIPVGWWIASDPTPPKPYVGGSLHALDNAFFWAKKYGLKVIIDLHAAPGSQNPWEHSANRDGTIEWGKTDDTIQQTVAVIDFLTARYAKNPSLYAVELINEPLAPEVSFEMVKKYYEAGYNAVRKHSSDAYVVMSNRLGSADPTELLPFASGLKGSVIDVHYYNLFSDMFNDMTVQQNLDFVFTNRSAQLNTVTQSNGPLTLVGEWVAEWQVRDATKEDYQKFAKAQLEVFGRATFGWAYWTLKNVNNHWSLEWMIKNGYIKL; translated from the exons ATGGCAACATACTCATGGGCAAGGAAACTTGTTGTCTACTACTTCTTTATCATCTCTTCTTGTTGCTTTTTTAGTTTTTCATATGGAAGAATTACTCCAAATTTCAAAGTTCGAGCTGTTAATCTTGGAGGCTGGCTTCTCACTGAAGGATGGATTAAACCTTCTCTTTTTGATGGCATCCCCAACAAAGATTTTCTG GATGGAACTGGACTGCAATTCAAATCAGTAACAGTTGGGAAGTATCTGTGTGCTGAGTTAGGAGGAGGAACAATTATTGTTGCCAATAGAACTGCTGCCTTGGGATGGGAAACCTTCAAA ATTTGGAGGATAAACAGCACAAGTTTTAACTTTAGGGTGTTTAACAAAGAATTTGTGGGAGTAGATGGAAGTGGAAATGTGGTAGCAGTGGAAAACAAACCTGGATTTTCAGAGACTTTTGAGATTGTGAGGAAATCTGATGATCCTAGCCGTGTTCGGATAAAAGCATCAAATGGTTTTTTCTTAGAG GTAAAAACAGAGGAACTTGTGACAGCAAATAATGGAGGGAATGGGGGATGGGGTGATGATGATCCCTCTGTTTTCATCATGAAAACCAGTGGAAAACTTGAAGGCGAGTTCCAAATTACTAATGGCTATGGTCCTATCATCGCACCACAAGTTATGAGA GAACACTGGAAAACATTTATAGTAGAAGAAGATTTCAAGTTCATCGCAAGCAACGGACTAAATGCAGTGAGAATTCCAGTTGGATGGTGGATTGCCAGTGATCCAACACCCCCAAAGCCTTATGTTGGAGGCTCTTTGCATGCCTTAGACAATGCGTTTTTCTGGGCCAA GAAATACGGACTTAAAGTTATAATAGATCTGCATGCTGCGCCTGGTTCCCAAAATCCTTGGGAGCACAGTGCCAACAGAGATGGTACTATAGAATGGGGAAAAACTGATGATACCATTCAACAGACAGTTGCAGTCATAGACTTCTTAACTGCCAG GTATGCCAAGAATCCAAGCCTTTACGCAGTGGAGTTAATCAATGAGCCATTAGCACCAGAAGTTTCATTCGAGATGGTGAAAAAATACTACGAAGCTGGATATAATGCAGTTCGTAAGCATTCTTCGGATGCATATGTGGTGATGTCCAACAGATTAGGATCTGCAGATCCAACTGAGCTTTTGCCTTTTGCCAGTGGCTTAAAGGGTTCTGTAATTGATGTTCATTACTACAATCTTTTCTCTGACATGTTTAACGACATGACTGTCCAACAAAATCTTGATTTTGTCTTCACCAACCGTTCAGCTCAACTCAATACTGTCACCCAATCCAATGGTCCTCTCACTTTAGTTG GGGAATGGGTTGCTGAATGGCAAGTCAGAGATGCAACAAAGGAGGATTACCAAAAGTTTGCCAAGGCTCAATTGGAAGTGTTCGGACGTGCAACATTTGGTTGGGCTTATTGGACACTCAAAAATGTGAACAACCATTGGAGTTTGGAGTGGATGATCAAGAATGGCTATATCAAGCTTTAA
- the LOC104096843 gene encoding probable glucan 1,3-beta-glucosidase A isoform X1 gives MATYSWARKLVVYYFFIISSCCFFSFSYGRITPNFKVRAVNLGGWLLTEGWIKPSLFDGIPNKDFLDGTGLQFKSVTVGKYLCAELGGGTIIVANRTAALGWETFKIWRINSTSFNFRVFNKEFVGVDGSGNVVAVENKPGFSETFEIVRKSDDPSRVRIKASNGFFLEVQVKTEELVTANNGGNGGWGDDDPSVFIMKTSGKLEGEFQITNGYGPIIAPQVMREHWKTFIVEEDFKFIASNGLNAVRIPVGWWIASDPTPPKPYVGGSLHALDNAFFWAKKYGLKVIIDLHAAPGSQNPWEHSANRDGTIEWGKTDDTIQQTVAVIDFLTARYAKNPSLYAVELINEPLAPEVSFEMVKKYYEAGYNAVRKHSSDAYVVMSNRLGSADPTELLPFASGLKGSVIDVHYYNLFSDMFNDMTVQQNLDFVFTNRSAQLNTVTQSNGPLTLVGEWVAEWQVRDATKEDYQKFAKAQLEVFGRATFGWAYWTLKNVNNHWSLEWMIKNGYIKL, from the exons ATGGCAACATACTCATGGGCAAGGAAACTTGTTGTCTACTACTTCTTTATCATCTCTTCTTGTTGCTTTTTTAGTTTTTCATATGGAAGAATTACTCCAAATTTCAAAGTTCGAGCTGTTAATCTTGGAGGCTGGCTTCTCACTGAAGGATGGATTAAACCTTCTCTTTTTGATGGCATCCCCAACAAAGATTTTCTG GATGGAACTGGACTGCAATTCAAATCAGTAACAGTTGGGAAGTATCTGTGTGCTGAGTTAGGAGGAGGAACAATTATTGTTGCCAATAGAACTGCTGCCTTGGGATGGGAAACCTTCAAA ATTTGGAGGATAAACAGCACAAGTTTTAACTTTAGGGTGTTTAACAAAGAATTTGTGGGAGTAGATGGAAGTGGAAATGTGGTAGCAGTGGAAAACAAACCTGGATTTTCAGAGACTTTTGAGATTGTGAGGAAATCTGATGATCCTAGCCGTGTTCGGATAAAAGCATCAAATGGTTTTTTCTTAGAG GTGCAGGTAAAAACAGAGGAACTTGTGACAGCAAATAATGGAGGGAATGGGGGATGGGGTGATGATGATCCCTCTGTTTTCATCATGAAAACCAGTGGAAAACTTGAAGGCGAGTTCCAAATTACTAATGGCTATGGTCCTATCATCGCACCACAAGTTATGAGA GAACACTGGAAAACATTTATAGTAGAAGAAGATTTCAAGTTCATCGCAAGCAACGGACTAAATGCAGTGAGAATTCCAGTTGGATGGTGGATTGCCAGTGATCCAACACCCCCAAAGCCTTATGTTGGAGGCTCTTTGCATGCCTTAGACAATGCGTTTTTCTGGGCCAA GAAATACGGACTTAAAGTTATAATAGATCTGCATGCTGCGCCTGGTTCCCAAAATCCTTGGGAGCACAGTGCCAACAGAGATGGTACTATAGAATGGGGAAAAACTGATGATACCATTCAACAGACAGTTGCAGTCATAGACTTCTTAACTGCCAG GTATGCCAAGAATCCAAGCCTTTACGCAGTGGAGTTAATCAATGAGCCATTAGCACCAGAAGTTTCATTCGAGATGGTGAAAAAATACTACGAAGCTGGATATAATGCAGTTCGTAAGCATTCTTCGGATGCATATGTGGTGATGTCCAACAGATTAGGATCTGCAGATCCAACTGAGCTTTTGCCTTTTGCCAGTGGCTTAAAGGGTTCTGTAATTGATGTTCATTACTACAATCTTTTCTCTGACATGTTTAACGACATGACTGTCCAACAAAATCTTGATTTTGTCTTCACCAACCGTTCAGCTCAACTCAATACTGTCACCCAATCCAATGGTCCTCTCACTTTAGTTG GGGAATGGGTTGCTGAATGGCAAGTCAGAGATGCAACAAAGGAGGATTACCAAAAGTTTGCCAAGGCTCAATTGGAAGTGTTCGGACGTGCAACATTTGGTTGGGCTTATTGGACACTCAAAAATGTGAACAACCATTGGAGTTTGGAGTGGATGATCAAGAATGGCTATATCAAGCTTTAA